A single window of Solenopsis invicta isolate M01_SB chromosome 3, UNIL_Sinv_3.0, whole genome shotgun sequence DNA harbors:
- the LOC105199406 gene encoding diacylglycerol kinase eta isoform X3, with protein sequence MEDWLNAIRTATENRPQGDSGTAELLGGNHQWYATNHARPTYCNVCRDALHGVTSHGLSCEACKYKVHKRCSAKAINNCKWTTLASIGKDIIEDQDGTITMPHQWMEGNLPVSSKCFVCEKTCGSVLRLQDWRCLWCKATVHTACRPAISIRCPLGPAKLSVVPPTALHSIGSDEAWEAVRPTGCSPLLVFVNSKSGDNQGVKFLRRFKQLLNPAQVFDLIKGGPGPGLRLFRHFDPFRILVCSGDGSVGWVLSEIDRLGMHKQCQVGVLPLGTGNDLARVLGWGSSCDDDTHLPQLLEKYEKAGTKMLDRWSIMTFERSISLPCHKVTQPDPAIKSSIAHQYEDSVLAHITNILQSDQESVVISSAKVLCETVKDFATHILEASLNTGDQQLGEKCTILQQKLDLLLQTLSKEENYLSDNTEDIDTGTLKTDTFSSIQEKGALEKTEKEITNLKKVKRRQCYMEKDVVMSRANSLKRAIRRLVEHTETAVDEQNNPLDEKQGNKMPNIAIISDNSPINIMTNKKYQLDIPGLSQIDQTDNSNLMPTLGSISSIEISPCPSPTPNVASLSPMPDLRRDSQPEELLTLPAPDGFADSRRNSENIPQGVLDFDEATAQTTDDQQETQAVTNDNFLSSDTTQIETFSDVPVTVTILDTSTPSDDGTMQDTIVSPDTDSLQSKNISPEHAQKPVLTKVEARGSCTNSIISTDSMVSETFDSRSYTVRNSESEIGHIDSDIFDSTKKSESSEIGHIDSPDNSDMLSSETQHSESGLEDLSSLGQDVISAIMGEKYDSVREGLEIEESHRYVGIAQFCEGNDIGKQSFKKNTKNIKMDKEQGMLNKYKTDGLATCVRISGIKSTQANVELANRFESVEKERASDLLRPVCCFTVSSDNTQTNDKCATNFPPQISVIVDPPSPSLSIESHHKLNVDYKLDPHDKQYSSGNSMERLSVELPDSGFSPQATRRISSGSLLKASEVVSLAATTARLGGSSVSLRHERAKSVDKTEDVKKLPIINPLVRLPMWPNVSGGAGLISQALLANADALCAAVSPLMDPDETLMEGYFERCVMNNYFGIGIDAKISLDFHNKREEHPEKCRSRAKNYMWYGVLGSKQWIQKTYKNLEQRVQLECDGQRIPLPSLQGIVVLNIPSFMGGTNFWGGSKEGDLFLAPSFDDRILEVVAVFGSVQMAASRLINLQHHRIAQCQTVQINILGEEGVPIQVDGEAWIQPPGIIRIIHKNRMQMLYRNRALETSLRAWEEKQRNTLSAVTQSASTISNATSQHRPQLQICNKPPQLNDEELNILFNFIEAVTTLVKWVKLLIISHPSLEPDLYQVASRTANALEQVHPDGKILQGISLRPMVTELVSSARQLYEESCELLRDKAHNLKLREDLENKLSLSLASMEQELRKCTFDEGGTGLVYLQNIPDEQGDKKNRHRGLFWLKFRRFAGNSSGGQTARDQITTWGVQEVCTWLENMQLGEYAENFVSHDIRGRELLTLARRDLKELGIIKVGHVKRILQAINDLNN encoded by the exons ATGGAGGACTGGTTGAACGCAATAAGAACAGCGACGGAGAATCGTCCTCAGGGTGACTCTGGAACTGCCGAATTACTGGGAGGTAATCATCAATGGTATGCAACTAATCATGCCAGACCTACGTATTGCAACGTCTGCAGAGATGCCCTACATG GTGTTACTTCCCATGGTTTAAGTTGTGAAGCTTGTAAATACAAGGTACATAAAAGATGCAGTGCAAAAGCAATAAATAATTGCAAGTGGACCACTTTAGCATCCATTGGAAAAGATATTATTGAGGACCAAGATGGG ACTATCACAATGCCACATCAGTGGATGGAGGGAAATTTACCAGTGTCCTCAAAATGCTTTGTCTGTGAAAAGACATGTGGCTCTGTACTTAG GCTTCAAGATTGGCGATGTTTATGGTGCAAAGCGACTGTGCACACAGCATGCAGACCTGCCATAAGTATCAGGTGTCCACTAGGACCAGCTAAACTCAGTGTAGTGCCTCCTACGGCTTTGCATAGTATAG gTAGCGACGAAGCTTGGGAAGCAGTTAGACCTACGGGATGCAGTCCACTTTTAGTATTTGTAAACAGTAAATCTGGTGACAATCAAGGTGTTAAGTTTCTTAGGAGATTTAAACAATTACTGAATCCCGCACAAGTGTTCGACCTTATAAAAGGAGGACCAGGCCCAGG ATTAAGACTGTTTCGACACTTTGATCCGTTCCGGATTTTAGTGTGTAGTGGTGATGGGTCTGTAGGATGGGTGCTTTCAGAAATTGATCGGCTTGGAATGCAC aaGCAATGTCAAGTTGGGGTACTACCTTTAGGAACAGGAAATGACTTGGCGCGCGTATTGGGTTGGGGATCGTCGTGCGACGATGACACACATTTACCTCAATTACTGGAAAAGTACGAAAAAGCGGGCACGAAAATGCTGGATCGATGGAGCATTATGACATTCGAACGCAGCATATCTCTGCCATGTCACAAAGTGACTCAGCCCGACCCGGCTATAAAATCGAGCATAGCTCATCAATATGAAGACAGCGTTCTTGCTCACataacaaacattttacaaTCTGATCAGGAGAGCGTAGTTATATCTAGTGCCAA AGTTTTATGTGAAACAGTAAAAGATTTTGCAACACATATACTGGAAGCCAGTCTAAACACAGGGGACCAACAATTGGGAGAAAAATGCACAATACTTCAACAAAAACTTGACCTTTTGTTGCAAACACTATCTAAAGAAGAAAACTATTTATCCGATAACACAGAAGACATTGACACTGGCACTCTAAAAACCGACACTTTCAGCAGTATCCAGGAGAAAGGGGCTTTAGAAAAGACGGAGaaagaaataacaaatttaaaaaaagttaaaagaagaCAATGTTACATGGAGAAAGACGTTGTGATGTCTAG agCAAATAGTTTGAAAAGAGCTATCAGAAGATTGGTGGAACATACAGAAACTGCTGTTGATGAACAGAACAATCCTTTGGATGAGAAACAGGGCAATAAGATGCCAAATATCGCCATAATATCCGACAATTCTCCTATAAATATTATGACAA ACAAAAAGTATCAATTGGATATCCCAGGTTTATCACAAATAGATCAGACCGACAACAGTAATTTAATGCCGACTCTAGGATCCATCAGTAGCATAGAGATTTCACCTTGTCCAAGTCCTACCCCTAACGTGGCATCTTTAAGCCCTATGCCGGATTTAAGGAGAGACTCGCAACCTGAAGAATTGCTAACTCTTCCTGCGCCCGACGGTTTCGCCGACAGTAGACGAAACAGTGAAAACATACCACAAGG AGTTCTTGATTTTGACGAGGCAACAGCACAAACTACTGACGATCAACAAGAAACTCAGGCGGTTACTAATGATAATTTCCTGTCGTCTGATACCACGCAAATAGAAACTTTCTCCGATGTTCCTGTAACCGTAACCATTTTAGACACAAGTACACCATCGGACGATGGGACTATGCAAGACACTATCGTTTCTCCTGACACGGATTCGCTTCAGTCTAAAAATATTTCGCCAGAGCACGCGCAAAAACCTGTGCTAACGAAAGTAGAAGCTAGAGGTAGCTGTACCAACAGTATTATCAGTACGGATAGTATGGTTTCCGAAACTTTTGATTCCAGGAGTTACACCGTGCGAAATAGCGAGAGTGAAATCG GGCATATAGACAGCGATATATTTGATTCCACGAAAAAATCGGAAAGCTCAGAGATCGGGCATATTGACTCGCCGGATAATTCCGACATGCTTTCCAGCGAAACTCAACATTCGGAAAGCGGCTTGGAGGATTTGAGCTCTCTTGGGCAAGATGTGATCAGTGCGATAATGGGTGAGAAGTATGATTCTGTCAGAGAGGGCTTAGAGATCGAAGAATCGCATAGATATGTTGGCATCGCCCAATTCTGCGAAGGAAATGACATCGGAAAGCAATCGTTCAAgaagaacacaaaaaatataaaaatggataaaGAG CAGGGAATgctgaataaatataaaacggaCGGTTTAGCAACGTGCGTACGTATCTCAGGAATTAAGTCGACGCAAGCAAATGTGGAACTTGCGAATAGATTTGAAAGCGTTGAAAAAGAAAGAGCATCGGATTTGCTGAGACCAGTATGTTGCTTCACTGTCTCGTCAGACAACACACAAACTAACGATAAGTGCGCCACGAATTTTCCACCACAGATTAGTGTTATCGTTGATCCACCAAGTCCATCGTTGTCGATTGAAAGTCATCACAAGCTTAATGTAGATTATAAACTGGATCCACATGACAAGCAATACAGTAGCGGCAACAGTATGGAAAGAC TAAGCGTAGAGCTACCTGATTCGGGCTTTTCTCCGCAAGCTACACGACGTATAAGCAGTGGTAGTTTGTTGAAGGCATCAGAAGTTGTGTCGTTGGCAGCAACTACCGCACGTCTAGGTGGTTCGAGCGTGAGCTTGCGTCACGAAAGAGCGAAATCTGTGGACAAAACAGAGGACGTAAAGAAACTCCCTATAATAAATCCTTTGGTTCGACTGCCCATGTGGCCAA atGTAAGTGGTGGAGCTGGTCTCATCAGTCAAGCATTGCTGGCAAATGCGGATGCTCTGTGCGCAGCGGTATCGCCTTTAATGGATCCAGATGAAACATTGAT GGAAGGCTACTTCGAACGGTGCGTCATGAACAATTACTTCGGTATTGGCATAGATGCGAAGATCAGTCTCGACTTTCACAATAAGAGAGAAGAACACCCTGAAAAATGTCGATCGCGCGCCAAAAATTACATGTGGTACGGTGTCTTGGGCTCTAAACAGTGGATACAGAAGACCTACAAAAATCTCGAGCAGAGGGTTCAGCTAGAGTGCGACGGCCAAAGGATACCGTTGCCTTCTTTGCAAGGGATCGTCGTGTTAAATATACCAAG CTTTATGGGCGGCACGAATTTCTGGGGAGGTTCGAAGGAAGGAGATTTATTCTTAGCACCGTCGTTCGACGATCGTATACTGGAAGTGGTGGCGGTTTTCGGATCTGTTCAAATGGCTGCCTCGCGACTCATCAATTTGCAGCATCACAGGATAGCCCAATGCCAGACAGTTCAGATTAATATTTTGGGAGAAGAGGGTGTTCCTATACAGGTCGATGGCGAGGCTTGGATTCAACCACCTGGTATTATAAGGATTATACACAAGAATCGCATGCAAATGCTTTATCGAAATAGG GCACTTGAAACTTCGTTGAGAGCGTGGGAGGAGAAGCAACGCAATACATTAAGCGCCGTAACTCAATCTGCTTCCACTATAAGCAATGCGACATCACAGCATAGACCacaattgcaaatatgtaataAACCTCCTCAGTTGAATGATGAGGAACTCAACATTCTATTCAATTTCATCGAAGCCGTAACAACCTTAGTCAAATGGgtaaaactattaattatatcacACCCAAGCCTAGAACCGGATCTGTACCAAGTAGCCTCGCGAACAGCGAACGCGCTTGAACAAGTACACCCGGATGGTAAAATTTTACAAGGG attAGCCTGAGACCTATGGTCACCGAGTTAGTATCAAGCGCGCGGCAATTATACGAAGAATCTTGTGAGCTACTGCGTGATAAAGCTCATAACTTG AAATTACGAGAGGATTTAGAGAACAAGTTGTCCCTATCTCTAGCTAGTATGGAACAGGAATTACGAAAGTGTACCTTTGACGAAGGAGGCACAGGACTGGTTTACTTGCAAAATATTCCCGACGAGCAG ggagataaaaaaaatcgtcaCCGAGGGTTGTTCTGGTTAAAGTTTCGTCGCTTCGCTGGCAACTCGAGCGGTGGTCAGACGGCGCGAGATCAGATCACCACGTGGGGCGTGCAAGAGGTGTGCACCTGGCTAGAGAATATGCAACTGGGAGAATACGCTGAGAATTTCGTATCTCACGATATACGCGGTAGAGAGCTATTGACTTTAGCTCGTCGCGATCTAAAGGAGCTGGGCATCATCAAGGTGGGACATGTCAAACGCATCTTACAAGCCATCAATGATTTAAACAACTAA
- the LOC105199406 gene encoding diacylglycerol kinase eta isoform X4 — MEDWLNAIRTATENRPQGDSGTAELLGGNHQWYATNHARPTYCNVCRDALHGVTSHGLSCEACKYKVHKRCSAKAINNCKWTTLASIGKDIIEDQDGTITMPHQWMEGNLPVSSKCFVCEKTCGSVLRLQDWRCLWCKATVHTACRPAISIRCPLGPAKLSVVPPTALHSIGSDEAWEAVRPTGCSPLLVFVNSKSGDNQGVKFLRRFKQLLNPAQVFDLIKGGPGPGLRLFRHFDPFRILVCSGDGSVGWVLSEIDRLGMHAKQCQVGVLPLGTGNDLARVLGWGSSCDDDTHLPQLLEKYEKAGTKMLDRWSIMTFERSISLPCHKVTQPDPAIKSSIAHQYEDSVLAHITNILQSDQESVVISSAKVLCETVKDFATHILEASLNTGDQQLGEKCTILQQKLDLLLQTLSKEENYLSDNTEDIDTGTLKTDTFSSIQEKGALEKTEKEITNLKKVKRRQCYMEKDVVMSRANSLKRAIRRLVEHTETAVDEQNNPLDEKQGNKMPNIAIISDNSPINIMTNKKYQLDIPGLSQIDQTDNSNLMPTLGSISSIEISPCPSPTPNVASLSPMPDLRRDSQPEELLTLPAPDGFADSRRNSENIPQGVLDFDEATAQTTDDQQETQAVTNDNFLSSDTTQIETFSDVPVTVTILDTSTPSDDGTMQDTIVSPDTDSLQSKNISPEHAQKPVLTKVEARGSCTNSIISTDSMVSETFDSRSYTVRNSESEIDSDIFDSTKKSESSEIGHIDSPDNSDMLSSETQHSESGLEDLSSLGQDVISAIMGEKYDSVREGLEIEESHRYVGIAQFCEGNDIGKQSFKKNTKNIKMDKEQGMLNKYKTDGLATCVRISGIKSTQANVELANRFESVEKERASDLLRPVCCFTVSSDNTQTNDKCATNFPPQISVIVDPPSPSLSIESHHKLNVDYKLDPHDKQYSSGNSMERLSVELPDSGFSPQATRRISSGSLLKASEVVSLAATTARLGGSSVSLRHERAKSVDKTEDVKKLPIINPLVRLPMWPNVSGGAGLISQALLANADALCAAVSPLMDPDETLMEGYFERCVMNNYFGIGIDAKISLDFHNKREEHPEKCRSRAKNYMWYGVLGSKQWIQKTYKNLEQRVQLECDGQRIPLPSLQGIVVLNIPSFMGGTNFWGGSKEGDLFLAPSFDDRILEVVAVFGSVQMAASRLINLQHHRIAQCQTVQINILGEEGVPIQVDGEAWIQPPGIIRIIHKNRMQMLYRNRALETSLRAWEEKQRNTLSAVTQSASTISNATSQHRPQLQICNKPPQLNDEELNILFNFIEAVTTLVKWVKLLIISHPSLEPDLYQVASRTANALEQVHPDGKILQGISLRPMVTELVSSARQLYEESCELLRDKAHNLKLREDLENKLSLSLASMEQELRKCTFDEGGTGLVYLQNIPDEQGDKKNRHRGLFWLKFRRFAGNSSGGQTARDQITTWGVQEVCTWLENMQLGEYAENFVSHDIRGRELLTLARRDLKELGIIKVGHVKRILQAINDLNN, encoded by the exons ATGGAGGACTGGTTGAACGCAATAAGAACAGCGACGGAGAATCGTCCTCAGGGTGACTCTGGAACTGCCGAATTACTGGGAGGTAATCATCAATGGTATGCAACTAATCATGCCAGACCTACGTATTGCAACGTCTGCAGAGATGCCCTACATG GTGTTACTTCCCATGGTTTAAGTTGTGAAGCTTGTAAATACAAGGTACATAAAAGATGCAGTGCAAAAGCAATAAATAATTGCAAGTGGACCACTTTAGCATCCATTGGAAAAGATATTATTGAGGACCAAGATGGG ACTATCACAATGCCACATCAGTGGATGGAGGGAAATTTACCAGTGTCCTCAAAATGCTTTGTCTGTGAAAAGACATGTGGCTCTGTACTTAG GCTTCAAGATTGGCGATGTTTATGGTGCAAAGCGACTGTGCACACAGCATGCAGACCTGCCATAAGTATCAGGTGTCCACTAGGACCAGCTAAACTCAGTGTAGTGCCTCCTACGGCTTTGCATAGTATAG gTAGCGACGAAGCTTGGGAAGCAGTTAGACCTACGGGATGCAGTCCACTTTTAGTATTTGTAAACAGTAAATCTGGTGACAATCAAGGTGTTAAGTTTCTTAGGAGATTTAAACAATTACTGAATCCCGCACAAGTGTTCGACCTTATAAAAGGAGGACCAGGCCCAGG ATTAAGACTGTTTCGACACTTTGATCCGTTCCGGATTTTAGTGTGTAGTGGTGATGGGTCTGTAGGATGGGTGCTTTCAGAAATTGATCGGCTTGGAATGCAC GCG aaGCAATGTCAAGTTGGGGTACTACCTTTAGGAACAGGAAATGACTTGGCGCGCGTATTGGGTTGGGGATCGTCGTGCGACGATGACACACATTTACCTCAATTACTGGAAAAGTACGAAAAAGCGGGCACGAAAATGCTGGATCGATGGAGCATTATGACATTCGAACGCAGCATATCTCTGCCATGTCACAAAGTGACTCAGCCCGACCCGGCTATAAAATCGAGCATAGCTCATCAATATGAAGACAGCGTTCTTGCTCACataacaaacattttacaaTCTGATCAGGAGAGCGTAGTTATATCTAGTGCCAA AGTTTTATGTGAAACAGTAAAAGATTTTGCAACACATATACTGGAAGCCAGTCTAAACACAGGGGACCAACAATTGGGAGAAAAATGCACAATACTTCAACAAAAACTTGACCTTTTGTTGCAAACACTATCTAAAGAAGAAAACTATTTATCCGATAACACAGAAGACATTGACACTGGCACTCTAAAAACCGACACTTTCAGCAGTATCCAGGAGAAAGGGGCTTTAGAAAAGACGGAGaaagaaataacaaatttaaaaaaagttaaaagaagaCAATGTTACATGGAGAAAGACGTTGTGATGTCTAG agCAAATAGTTTGAAAAGAGCTATCAGAAGATTGGTGGAACATACAGAAACTGCTGTTGATGAACAGAACAATCCTTTGGATGAGAAACAGGGCAATAAGATGCCAAATATCGCCATAATATCCGACAATTCTCCTATAAATATTATGACAA ACAAAAAGTATCAATTGGATATCCCAGGTTTATCACAAATAGATCAGACCGACAACAGTAATTTAATGCCGACTCTAGGATCCATCAGTAGCATAGAGATTTCACCTTGTCCAAGTCCTACCCCTAACGTGGCATCTTTAAGCCCTATGCCGGATTTAAGGAGAGACTCGCAACCTGAAGAATTGCTAACTCTTCCTGCGCCCGACGGTTTCGCCGACAGTAGACGAAACAGTGAAAACATACCACAAGG AGTTCTTGATTTTGACGAGGCAACAGCACAAACTACTGACGATCAACAAGAAACTCAGGCGGTTACTAATGATAATTTCCTGTCGTCTGATACCACGCAAATAGAAACTTTCTCCGATGTTCCTGTAACCGTAACCATTTTAGACACAAGTACACCATCGGACGATGGGACTATGCAAGACACTATCGTTTCTCCTGACACGGATTCGCTTCAGTCTAAAAATATTTCGCCAGAGCACGCGCAAAAACCTGTGCTAACGAAAGTAGAAGCTAGAGGTAGCTGTACCAACAGTATTATCAGTACGGATAGTATGGTTTCCGAAACTTTTGATTCCAGGAGTTACACCGTGCGAAATAGCGAGAGTGAAATCG ACAGCGATATATTTGATTCCACGAAAAAATCGGAAAGCTCAGAGATCGGGCATATTGACTCGCCGGATAATTCCGACATGCTTTCCAGCGAAACTCAACATTCGGAAAGCGGCTTGGAGGATTTGAGCTCTCTTGGGCAAGATGTGATCAGTGCGATAATGGGTGAGAAGTATGATTCTGTCAGAGAGGGCTTAGAGATCGAAGAATCGCATAGATATGTTGGCATCGCCCAATTCTGCGAAGGAAATGACATCGGAAAGCAATCGTTCAAgaagaacacaaaaaatataaaaatggataaaGAG CAGGGAATgctgaataaatataaaacggaCGGTTTAGCAACGTGCGTACGTATCTCAGGAATTAAGTCGACGCAAGCAAATGTGGAACTTGCGAATAGATTTGAAAGCGTTGAAAAAGAAAGAGCATCGGATTTGCTGAGACCAGTATGTTGCTTCACTGTCTCGTCAGACAACACACAAACTAACGATAAGTGCGCCACGAATTTTCCACCACAGATTAGTGTTATCGTTGATCCACCAAGTCCATCGTTGTCGATTGAAAGTCATCACAAGCTTAATGTAGATTATAAACTGGATCCACATGACAAGCAATACAGTAGCGGCAACAGTATGGAAAGAC TAAGCGTAGAGCTACCTGATTCGGGCTTTTCTCCGCAAGCTACACGACGTATAAGCAGTGGTAGTTTGTTGAAGGCATCAGAAGTTGTGTCGTTGGCAGCAACTACCGCACGTCTAGGTGGTTCGAGCGTGAGCTTGCGTCACGAAAGAGCGAAATCTGTGGACAAAACAGAGGACGTAAAGAAACTCCCTATAATAAATCCTTTGGTTCGACTGCCCATGTGGCCAA atGTAAGTGGTGGAGCTGGTCTCATCAGTCAAGCATTGCTGGCAAATGCGGATGCTCTGTGCGCAGCGGTATCGCCTTTAATGGATCCAGATGAAACATTGAT GGAAGGCTACTTCGAACGGTGCGTCATGAACAATTACTTCGGTATTGGCATAGATGCGAAGATCAGTCTCGACTTTCACAATAAGAGAGAAGAACACCCTGAAAAATGTCGATCGCGCGCCAAAAATTACATGTGGTACGGTGTCTTGGGCTCTAAACAGTGGATACAGAAGACCTACAAAAATCTCGAGCAGAGGGTTCAGCTAGAGTGCGACGGCCAAAGGATACCGTTGCCTTCTTTGCAAGGGATCGTCGTGTTAAATATACCAAG CTTTATGGGCGGCACGAATTTCTGGGGAGGTTCGAAGGAAGGAGATTTATTCTTAGCACCGTCGTTCGACGATCGTATACTGGAAGTGGTGGCGGTTTTCGGATCTGTTCAAATGGCTGCCTCGCGACTCATCAATTTGCAGCATCACAGGATAGCCCAATGCCAGACAGTTCAGATTAATATTTTGGGAGAAGAGGGTGTTCCTATACAGGTCGATGGCGAGGCTTGGATTCAACCACCTGGTATTATAAGGATTATACACAAGAATCGCATGCAAATGCTTTATCGAAATAGG GCACTTGAAACTTCGTTGAGAGCGTGGGAGGAGAAGCAACGCAATACATTAAGCGCCGTAACTCAATCTGCTTCCACTATAAGCAATGCGACATCACAGCATAGACCacaattgcaaatatgtaataAACCTCCTCAGTTGAATGATGAGGAACTCAACATTCTATTCAATTTCATCGAAGCCGTAACAACCTTAGTCAAATGGgtaaaactattaattatatcacACCCAAGCCTAGAACCGGATCTGTACCAAGTAGCCTCGCGAACAGCGAACGCGCTTGAACAAGTACACCCGGATGGTAAAATTTTACAAGGG attAGCCTGAGACCTATGGTCACCGAGTTAGTATCAAGCGCGCGGCAATTATACGAAGAATCTTGTGAGCTACTGCGTGATAAAGCTCATAACTTG AAATTACGAGAGGATTTAGAGAACAAGTTGTCCCTATCTCTAGCTAGTATGGAACAGGAATTACGAAAGTGTACCTTTGACGAAGGAGGCACAGGACTGGTTTACTTGCAAAATATTCCCGACGAGCAG ggagataaaaaaaatcgtcaCCGAGGGTTGTTCTGGTTAAAGTTTCGTCGCTTCGCTGGCAACTCGAGCGGTGGTCAGACGGCGCGAGATCAGATCACCACGTGGGGCGTGCAAGAGGTGTGCACCTGGCTAGAGAATATGCAACTGGGAGAATACGCTGAGAATTTCGTATCTCACGATATACGCGGTAGAGAGCTATTGACTTTAGCTCGTCGCGATCTAAAGGAGCTGGGCATCATCAAGGTGGGACATGTCAAACGCATCTTACAAGCCATCAATGATTTAAACAACTAA